In the Ictidomys tridecemlineatus isolate mIctTri1 chromosome 10, mIctTri1.hap1, whole genome shotgun sequence genome, GTCACAGATGGAAATGAAGCCCTTTGAATGCACAGAATGTGGAAAGTCCTTTTGCAAAAAGTCAAAATTTATCATTCATCAGAGGGctcatacaggagagaagccctatgaatgtaatgTATGCGGGAAGTCCTTTAGTCAAAAGGGAACCCTCACTGTACATAGGAGATCACACTTAGAGGAGAAGCCCTATAAGTGTACTGAATGTGGGAAAACCTTCTGTCAGAAGTTGCATCTCACACAGCATCTGAGAACCCATTCAGgcgagaagccctatgaatgtaatgAGTGTGGGAAAACCTTCTGTCAAAAGACACATCTCACCCTACACCAGAGAAACCATTCAGGGGAGAGGCCATATCCATGTAACGAATGTGGGAAGTCCTTTTCCCGTAAGTCAGCCCTCAGTGACCATCAGAGAACGCACACAGGAGAAAAACTTTATAAATGTAATGAGTGTGGGAAATCCTACTACCGAAAGTCTACTCTTATTACACATCAGAGAacacacacaggagagaaaccctatCAGTGTAGTGAATGTGGGAAATTCTTTTCTCGGGTATCATACCTCACCATACATTATAGGAGTCATTTAGAAGAGAAACCTTATGAGTGCACTGAATGTGGCAAAACTTTCAATTTAAATTCAGCCTTCATTAGGCACCGGAAAGTACACACAGAAGAGAAACTCCATGAGTGTAGTGAATGTGGAAAGTTCTCTCAGCTTCCATGTCTCAATGATCATCATACAACCCATTTAgaagagaaaccctatgaatgtaatgaatgtgggaaAACCTTCCTTGAAAATTCAGCCTTCGGTGAGCTCCAGTCACTTCCAAAAGGGGAGAAAACCTATGAATGTAATATATGTGGGAAATCATTCTCTGATTT is a window encoding:
- the Rbak gene encoding RB-associated KRAB zinc finger protein isoform X2 — encoded protein: MDNRGDAFDETYVDTHCVLSDINAHSCVSCGENLESISELISSDGSYARKKTDECNECGKSCHGEKSYEFSQNGDTCCQSEENILQKPFEYECMEALDREAVFIAHERAYMGEKPYEWDDSGPDFIQMSNFNAYQRSQMEMKPFECTECGKSFCKKSKFIIHQRAHTGEKPYECNVCGKSFSQKGTLTVHRRSHLEEKPYKCTECGKTFCQKLHLTQHLRTHSGEKPYECNECGKTFCQKTHLTLHQRNHSGERPYPCNECGKSFSRKSALSDHQRTHTGEKLYKCNECGKSYYRKSTLITHQRTHTGEKPYQCSECGKFFSRVSYLTIHYRSHLEEKPYECTECGKTFNLNSAFIRHRKVHTEEKLHECSECGKFSQLPCLNDHHTTHLEEKPYECNECGKTFLENSAFGELQSLPKGEKTYECNICGKSFSDLSYYTIHYRGHAEEKPFGCNECGKTFSHNSSLFRHQRVHTGEKPYECYECGKFFSQKSYLTIHHRIHSGEKPYECSKCGKVFSRMSNLTVHYRSHSGEKPYECNECGKVFSQKSYLTVHYRTHSGEKPYECNECGKKFHHRSAFNSHQRIHKRGNMNVLDVENL